The Periplaneta americana isolate PAMFEO1 chromosome 10, P.americana_PAMFEO1_priV1, whole genome shotgun sequence genome includes a window with the following:
- the LOC138707341 gene encoding uncharacterized protein gives MISTGREDQMESRRRRIDVEEQRQRILTSIQDMGEDWLKRLRLAGQVGAWEWRREISRVKDDCRNFLSFLIEKKDVMDDEFNVACIKIMTDIIERYNRNSGRPWLCTLLCDRIALRNVCRSMLRAVLYPDLNLCDMTEINSELVCELVVESFQLVKGVKTLIVPPKRHLKYGELLLYQISLFDQLQTFEFEFGCSNEIVIQLGKRCKNLSVLLMRNSKNVDNLCVHALLKLKNLTLLDIVGTSITKNLYGKILSKLPQIRNITCKGAVDDVLKCVSLDVIPNIDTVSGQVVDIEYVRRMCPNISELSLLGLNKSISTIPSLPKLYSLLVYDCNYSEMNLNYLLNSFGNVLTELSLERVSDLDVGYIIDNCRTLRSFSLVFCHLVSSKTEFDADQEHFSSVRILKLHEIVGFKFGPLLKFYRNVDECRLRNIKEIDDITFNDAVREGGLTKATRIIVDTCGDMSVAALWILFQNCPDLNELGKLSTWSQLKPAELRGFMKLLKEENIPLRLKM, from the coding sequence ACCAAATGGAAAGTAGGAGACGACGTATCGACGTGGAAGAACAACGTCAGAGGATTTTGACTTCGATTCAAGATATGGGGGAAGATTGGCTTAAGAGACTGCGTTTGGCTGGACAAGTGGGAGCTTGGGAATGGCGCCGAGAGATTTCCAGAGTGAAGGATGATTGCCGCAACTTCCTCTCCTTCTTGATTGAAAAAAAAGATGTGATGGATGATGAATTTAACGTTGCGTGCATTAAAATTATGACAGACATAATCGAACGTTACAACAGAAACAGTGGCCGGCCCTGGCTATGTACTTTGCTTTGCGACAGGATTGCACTCAGAAACGTGTGCCGCAGCATGTTGAGAGCTGTCCTTTACCCAGATTTGAACCTCTGCGACATGACAGAGATAAACTCGGAATTAGTTTGTGAACTTGTCGTTGAATCATTCCAGTTAGTCAAAGgagtgaaaactttaattgtcCCTCCGAAACGCCATTTAAAATATGGTGAATTGTTACTGTACCAAATCTCTCTTTTTGATCAATTACAAACTTTCGAGTTTGAATTTGGTTGCAGCAATGAAATTGTAATACAACTGGGAAAAAGGTGCAAGAATCTGAGTGTACTTCTCATGCGGAACAGTAAAAATGTTGACAACCTGTGTGTACATGCTCTATTGAAACTTAAAAACCTTACGCTTCTAGATATCGTTGGGACATCGATCACTAAGAATTTATATGGAAAGATTCTGTCCAAATTACCTCAGATCAGAAATATCACTTGTAAGGGTGCCGTGGACGATGTCCTGAAGTGTGTGTCTTTGGACGTTATACCTAATATTGACACCGTGTCAGGTCAAGTTGTAGACATAGAATATGTAAGGAGGATGTGTCCGAATATCTCTGAACTGTCGCTGCTAGGTCTTAACAAAAGCATATCAACCATACCTAGTCTTCCAAAATTGTACAGTTTGTTGGTATATGACTGCAATTACTCAGAAATGAACCTGAATTATTTGCTTAATAGCTTCGGAAACGTGCTTACAGAACTGTCGCTGGAGCGTGTTAGTGATTTGGATGTGGGTTACATCATTGATAACTGTCGCACCCTCCGCAGTTTTTCCCTCGTATTTTGCCATCTTGTATCTTCCAAGACTGAATTCGATGCAGATCAGGAGCACTTCAGTAGCGTCCGCATTTTGAAATTGCATGAAATCGTTGGTTTCAAATTTGGTCCCCTTCTCAAATTTTATAGGAATGTCGACGAATGTCGTCttagaaatattaaagaaatagaCGACATTACGTTTAACGATGCAGTTCGTGAAGGGGGACTGACCAAGGCAACGCGCATCATTGTAGATACTTGTGGAGATATGAGTGTCGCTGCGTTATGGATACTTTTCCAAAATTGTCCTGATTTAAATGAACTGGGGAAACTAAGTACTTGGTCACAACTAAAGCCGGCAGAACTTCGAGGGTTCATGAAACTtctgaaagaagaaaatattccTCTGCGTTTGAAAATGTGA